The proteins below are encoded in one region of Mycobacterium pseudokansasii:
- the mqo gene encoding malate dehydrogenase (quinone), with the protein MAKLARAADVVLVGAGIMSATLGALLKRLEPDWSITVIERLDAVGAESSSPWNNAGTGHAGLCEMNYTPAGPGGAIDVTKAVLINEQFQVTRQFWAYAADNGVLTDVRGFLNPVPHVSFVHGADHVDYLRRRRDALAGNPLFSGTELIDDPDEFGRRLPFMAAKRDFSEPVALNWASDGTDVDFGALSRQLIAYCVRNGTTALFGHEVRDLHRQHDGSWTLTVNNRRSGQKHMLKARFVFVGAGGDALPLLQRSGIKEIKGFAGFPIGGRFLRSDNPALTAAHRAKVYGFPSPGAPPLGALHLDLRFVNGTPWLVFGPYPGWSPKFLKHGHFSDLPRSIRRDNLLSLLGVGVTQLSLLNYLLGQLLLSASDRIDVLREFAPSAVDSDWKLTVAGQRVQVIRPDKRKGGVVDFNTTLVGAADGSIAGLLGGSPGASTAVPMMFEVLQRCFGHRYQSWLPALKEMVPSLGAKLSQEPALYDEVWSWTTKALQLDAA; encoded by the coding sequence GTGGCAAAGCTGGCCAGGGCTGCTGATGTCGTGCTGGTGGGCGCGGGCATCATGAGCGCGACGCTGGGAGCGTTGCTCAAACGACTGGAGCCCGATTGGTCGATCACCGTGATCGAACGGCTCGATGCCGTCGGCGCCGAGAGCAGCAGTCCCTGGAACAATGCCGGCACCGGTCATGCGGGACTGTGCGAAATGAACTACACCCCGGCCGGTCCCGGCGGCGCGATCGACGTAACCAAAGCCGTCCTGATCAACGAGCAATTCCAGGTCACCCGACAGTTCTGGGCCTACGCCGCGGATAACGGCGTCTTGACCGACGTACGCGGCTTTCTCAATCCCGTCCCGCACGTGAGTTTCGTGCATGGCGCCGACCACGTGGATTACTTGCGGCGCCGCCGCGATGCGCTTGCCGGCAACCCATTGTTCTCCGGCACCGAACTGATCGACGACCCGGACGAGTTCGGTCGCCGGTTGCCGTTCATGGCCGCCAAACGTGACTTCTCCGAGCCGGTCGCGCTCAACTGGGCCTCCGACGGCACCGATGTCGACTTCGGTGCGCTGTCTCGCCAGCTCATCGCCTATTGCGTACGCAACGGCACCACCGCGCTGTTCGGCCACGAGGTCCGTGACCTTCACCGCCAGCACGACGGCAGTTGGACATTGACCGTCAACAACCGCCGCAGCGGCCAAAAGCACATGCTGAAAGCCAGATTCGTCTTCGTCGGGGCCGGCGGGGACGCGCTGCCGTTGTTACAGAGGTCCGGCATCAAGGAGATCAAGGGCTTTGCCGGTTTTCCCATCGGAGGCCGCTTCCTGCGCAGCGACAACCCGGCGCTCACCGCCGCCCACCGGGCCAAGGTCTATGGGTTTCCGTCGCCGGGCGCACCGCCTCTGGGAGCGCTGCACCTCGACCTGAGGTTCGTCAACGGTACTCCCTGGCTGGTTTTCGGGCCGTACCCAGGCTGGTCGCCAAAGTTCTTGAAACACGGCCACTTCAGCGATTTGCCCCGGTCGATCCGGCGCGACAATCTACTGTCGCTGCTCGGCGTTGGCGTGACCCAACTGAGCTTGCTGAACTATCTGCTTGGTCAGCTGCTGCTCTCGGCATCGGATCGCATCGATGTGCTTCGTGAATTCGCCCCCAGCGCAGTGGATTCCGACTGGAAGCTGACCGTGGCCGGTCAGCGGGTGCAGGTGATCCGGCCTGACAAGCGCAAGGGTGGGGTGGTCGATTTCAACACCACACTGGTCGGCGCCGCCGATGGGAGCATCGCCGGGCTGCTGGGAGGTTCGCCGGGCGCCTCGACGGCAGTGCCCATGATGTTCGAGGTTCTGCAGCGCTGCTTTGGCCACCGGTATCAGTCGTGGTTGCCCGCCCTCAAAGAGATGGTGCCTTCACTGGGAGCCAAGCTCTCCCAAGAGCCCGCGCTGTATGACGAAGTGTGGTCCTGGACCACCAAGGCGCTGCAGCTGGACGCCGCATGA
- a CDS encoding GNAT family N-acetyltransferase — protein MSEALRRAWAKDLDAATLYELLKLRVEVFVVEQACPYPELDGRDLLSETRHFWLETPDGEVICTLRLMEEHAGGEKTFRIGRLCTRRDARGQGHTTRLLRAALAEVGDYPCRIDAQVYLADMYAQHGFVRDGDDFIDDGIPHVPMLRPASGPAAHS, from the coding sequence ATGAGCGAGGCGCTCCGCCGAGCCTGGGCCAAAGACCTTGACGCCGCAACCCTTTACGAACTGCTCAAGCTGCGGGTGGAAGTCTTCGTGGTCGAACAGGCCTGCCCATATCCCGAACTGGACGGCCGCGACCTGCTCTCCGAGACCCGGCATTTCTGGCTGGAAACACCTGACGGCGAGGTGATCTGCACCCTGCGTCTGATGGAGGAGCACGCCGGAGGGGAGAAGACATTCCGCATCGGCCGGCTGTGCACCCGGCGGGATGCCCGCGGTCAGGGACATACCACCCGGCTGCTGCGTGCCGCGCTGGCTGAAGTGGGTGACTACCCGTGCCGGATCGACGCCCAGGTCTATCTGGCCGACATGTACGCCCAGCACGGATTTGTCCGTGACGGTGACGATTTCATCGACGACGGTATTCCGCATGTGCCGATGCTTCGGCCGGCGTCCGGTCCGGCGGCCCACTCGTGA
- a CDS encoding magnesium chelatase subunit D family protein: MKPYPFSAIVGHDHMRLALLLCAVRPEIGGVLVRGEKGTAKSTAVRGLAALLSAATGGAGLVEMPLGATEDRVVGSLDLQRVLRDGEHAFSPGLLARAHGGVLYVDEVNLLHDHLVDILLDAAAMGRVHVERDGISHSHESRFVLIGTMNPEEGELRPQLLDRFGLTVDVQASRDVDVRVEVIRQRMAYEADPEAFAERYAQADAELARQIAAARALVDDVVLPDKELRRIAAICAAFDVDGMRADLVVARTAVAHAAWRGAGTVEEHDIRVAAELALPHRRRRDPFDDHGLDRDQLNEALRRADSDQDPEPDPPGGGRAAEDPEPQPNPHSTEDPPRPASPGSRSSPKPSAPPSKTFRTRALTVPGVGEGAPGRRSRARNASGSVVAAVETGDPDGHGLHLFATLLAAAGHAAGAGPLRPEADDVRRAVREGREGNLVIFVVDASGSMAARDRMAAVSGATMSLLRDAYQRRDKVAVITFRQREAGLLLPPTSSAHIAGRRLARFDTGGKTPLAEGLLAARQLVVREKARDLARRALVVLLTDGRATSGPDPLGRSRIAASRLAAEGVAAVVVDCETSYVRLGLAVQLARQLGAPAVRLEQLHADHLTRAVRDVA; this comes from the coding sequence GTGAAGCCCTATCCGTTCAGTGCGATCGTCGGACACGACCACATGCGGCTTGCGTTGCTGTTGTGCGCCGTTCGCCCGGAGATCGGCGGGGTACTGGTCCGCGGCGAGAAAGGCACCGCGAAATCGACGGCTGTGCGCGGGCTTGCGGCGCTACTGTCGGCGGCGACCGGCGGCGCCGGGCTGGTCGAGATGCCATTGGGGGCCACCGAGGACCGGGTGGTGGGTTCACTGGATTTGCAGCGGGTCCTGCGTGACGGTGAGCACGCGTTTTCACCGGGCCTGCTGGCGCGTGCTCACGGCGGAGTGCTCTACGTCGATGAAGTCAACCTGCTGCATGACCATCTGGTCGACATATTGCTCGACGCCGCCGCGATGGGACGGGTACATGTCGAACGCGACGGCATATCCCATTCGCATGAGTCCCGCTTCGTCCTGATCGGCACCATGAATCCCGAAGAGGGCGAACTTCGTCCGCAGCTGCTGGACCGATTCGGTCTCACCGTCGACGTGCAGGCATCGCGAGACGTCGACGTGCGCGTGGAGGTGATCCGGCAGCGGATGGCATACGAAGCCGATCCCGAAGCGTTCGCCGAACGCTATGCCCAGGCCGACGCGGAACTGGCTCGCCAGATCGCTGCGGCGCGTGCCCTCGTCGACGACGTGGTGTTGCCGGACAAGGAATTACGGCGCATCGCCGCGATATGTGCGGCCTTCGACGTCGACGGCATGCGAGCCGATCTGGTGGTGGCCCGAACGGCAGTCGCGCACGCGGCCTGGCGCGGTGCAGGCACTGTCGAAGAACACGACATCCGGGTAGCCGCCGAACTGGCACTGCCGCATCGCCGCCGGCGAGACCCTTTCGACGATCACGGTCTCGACCGCGACCAGCTCAACGAGGCGCTGCGGCGGGCGGACTCCGACCAGGATCCCGAGCCTGACCCACCCGGCGGCGGTCGGGCAGCCGAAGACCCTGAGCCCCAACCCAACCCGCACTCAACTGAAGACCCGCCGCGCCCGGCTTCGCCGGGCTCGCGATCATCACCGAAACCCAGCGCGCCGCCGTCGAAAACCTTTCGTACCCGCGCGCTGACTGTTCCGGGTGTCGGCGAGGGCGCCCCCGGACGACGGTCGCGGGCCCGCAACGCATCTGGCAGTGTGGTGGCCGCCGTTGAAACCGGCGACCCGGACGGTCATGGGCTGCATCTGTTCGCCACTCTGTTGGCTGCCGCCGGGCATGCGGCTGGAGCCGGGCCGCTGCGGCCGGAGGCGGACGACGTGCGCCGCGCGGTCCGCGAGGGACGCGAGGGCAACCTGGTGATCTTCGTTGTCGACGCATCGGGATCGATGGCCGCCCGCGATCGCATGGCGGCGGTCAGCGGCGCGACCATGTCGCTGCTGCGCGACGCTTATCAGCGGCGTGACAAGGTCGCGGTGATCACCTTCCGACAGCGCGAGGCCGGGTTGTTGCTGCCGCCCACGTCGTCGGCGCACATCGCCGGCCGGCGGCTGGCGCGGTTCGACACCGGCGGCAAAACCCCGCTCGCGGAAGGTCTGTTGGCAGCGCGCCAGCTGGTCGTCCGGGAAAAGGCGCGTGACCTCGCTCGCCGCGCCCTGGTGGTGTTGCTTACCGACGGACGGGCCACATCCGGGCCAGACCCATTGGGCCGCAGTCGAATTGCCGCATCACGACTGGCCGCTGAGGGCGTGGCCGCCGTGGTCGTAGACTGTGAGACTTCCTACGTTCGGCTCGGATTGGCCGTGCAGCTGGCCCGTCAGCTGGGTGCGCCGGCCGTGCGCCTCGAGCAGCTGCACGCCGACCACTTGACCCGGGCCGTCCGTGACGTGGCCTGA
- the cobO gene encoding cob(I)yrinic acid a,c-diamide adenosyltransferase: MPQGNPTYIPDDGLTTRARRNQPVLAVHTGDGKGKSTAAFGMALRAWNVGLDVAVFQFVKSAKWKVGEEAAFHQLGRLHDEQGIGGAVEWHKMGAGWSWTRQSRKAGSDLDHAVAAADGWAEIARRLAAQHHQFYVLDEFTYPLKWGWLDVDDVVEVLLARPGHQHVVITGRDAPPRLIEAADLVTEMTKVKHPMDVGRKGQQGIEW; the protein is encoded by the coding sequence ATGCCGCAGGGAAATCCGACTTACATCCCCGATGACGGTCTGACAACCAGGGCCCGGCGCAATCAGCCGGTGCTGGCGGTGCATACCGGTGACGGCAAGGGAAAATCAACGGCAGCCTTCGGAATGGCGCTGCGCGCGTGGAATGTCGGGCTCGACGTCGCGGTATTCCAGTTCGTCAAAAGTGCCAAATGGAAGGTGGGCGAAGAAGCGGCGTTCCATCAGCTCGGTCGGCTGCACGACGAACAAGGGATCGGCGGAGCCGTCGAATGGCACAAGATGGGCGCGGGCTGGTCGTGGACGCGTCAATCGCGCAAGGCCGGCAGCGATCTTGATCACGCCGTCGCGGCGGCGGACGGTTGGGCCGAGATCGCGCGCCGGCTGGCGGCGCAACACCACCAGTTTTACGTGCTGGACGAATTCACCTACCCCTTGAAATGGGGTTGGCTTGACGTCGACGACGTGGTGGAGGTGTTGCTGGCACGGCCCGGCCACCAACATGTCGTGATCACCGGACGCGACGCACCACCTCGATTGATCGAGGCAGCCGATTTGGTGACCGAGATGACCAAGGTCAAACACCCGATGGATGTGGGCCGTAAGGGTCAGCAGGGCATCGAGTGGTGA
- a CDS encoding cobyrinate a,c-diamide synthase, with the protein MTSTPALVIAAPASGSGKTTIATGLMGALCRAGHRVAPFKVGPDFIDPGYHTLASGRVGRNLDPVLVGERLIGPLYAHGTVGTDIAVVEGVMGLFDGRIGEAMSGPAAGSTAHVAGLLGAPVVLVVDARGQSHSIAALLHGFTTFDLTTRIAGVILNRVGTARHEHVLRQACEQAGVPVLGAIPRAAELELPTRYLGLVTAVEYGRRARLAVEAMTALVARHTDLSAMVAAAASRVGAPPWDPVTAAGGPMSGRPAVAMAAGKAFSFAYAEHAELLRAVGADVVDFDPLNQALPEGTNAVLLPGGFPEQFAAELSANELVRRQLRHLAAAGAPIHAECAGLIYLVSELDGYPMCGVLAGSARFTQRLTLGYRDAVAVADSPLYSVGRRVAGHEFHRTTVAFTDSYQPAWVYRGAGHDDHPVRDGVVHGGVHASYLHTHPAATPEAVSRFVAHAAARS; encoded by the coding sequence GTGACCTCGACACCGGCCCTGGTGATTGCCGCACCCGCCTCGGGCAGCGGAAAGACCACCATCGCAACGGGTTTGATGGGGGCGCTATGCCGAGCCGGTCACCGGGTCGCGCCCTTCAAAGTCGGTCCCGACTTCATCGATCCCGGTTACCACACCCTCGCCTCAGGGCGGGTCGGCCGCAACCTGGACCCGGTATTGGTGGGGGAGCGGCTCATCGGCCCGCTCTACGCGCACGGCACCGTCGGCACCGACATCGCGGTGGTCGAAGGTGTGATGGGCCTATTCGACGGGCGTATCGGTGAAGCGATGAGCGGCCCTGCAGCGGGGTCCACCGCACACGTCGCAGGCTTGCTGGGGGCGCCGGTGGTCCTGGTGGTCGACGCGCGGGGCCAGAGCCACAGCATTGCGGCGCTGTTGCACGGCTTCACCACCTTCGACTTAACAACCCGGATTGCCGGCGTCATTCTCAACCGGGTCGGGACGGCCAGGCATGAGCATGTGCTGCGACAGGCGTGCGAGCAGGCCGGTGTCCCAGTGCTGGGCGCCATCCCCCGAGCCGCTGAATTGGAGCTTCCTACAAGGTATCTGGGTCTCGTCACCGCGGTCGAGTATGGTCGCCGGGCCCGGCTGGCAGTCGAGGCGATGACGGCATTGGTCGCTCGGCACACCGATCTGAGCGCAATGGTCGCGGCCGCCGCAAGCCGCGTCGGCGCACCGCCGTGGGACCCGGTGACGGCCGCCGGCGGGCCAATGAGCGGGCGCCCGGCCGTTGCGATGGCGGCGGGCAAGGCCTTCAGCTTCGCCTACGCCGAACATGCCGAGCTGTTGCGGGCCGTCGGGGCCGATGTCGTCGACTTCGACCCGCTCAATCAGGCACTGCCGGAAGGGACGAACGCCGTGCTGCTGCCGGGTGGATTCCCGGAGCAATTCGCCGCGGAGCTCTCCGCCAATGAGCTGGTCCGCCGCCAGCTCCGACACTTGGCGGCCGCGGGCGCCCCGATACACGCCGAATGCGCCGGACTGATTTATCTGGTATCCGAACTGGATGGATACCCGATGTGCGGCGTGCTGGCCGGCTCTGCACGCTTTACCCAGCGCCTCACACTGGGATACCGCGACGCCGTCGCGGTCGCCGACTCGCCGCTGTATTCGGTCGGCCGTCGGGTAGCCGGGCACGAATTCCACCGCACCACCGTCGCGTTCACCGACAGCTACCAGCCGGCGTGGGTGTATCGGGGTGCCGGGCATGATGACCACCCTGTGCGAGACGGCGTCGTGCATGGCGGTGTGCATGCGTCCTACCTGCATACACATCCGGCCGCGACGCCGGAAGCGGTGTCGCGCTTCGTCGCACATGCCGCCGCCCGGTCGTAG
- the cobA gene encoding uroporphyrinogen-III C-methyltransferase, producing MTESPYLVGLRLAGKKVVVVGGGSVAQRRLPLLISSGADVHVISRSATRAVEAMEGITLSLREYRDGDLEEAWYAIAATDDAEVNASVVAEADRRQIFCVRADIAVEGSAVTPATFSYAGLSVGVLAGGEHRRSAAIRSAIREALQTGLITPEGPESPVGSDVVRGGVALVGGGPGDPELITVRGRRLLAQADVVIADRLAPPELLAELPPHVEVIDAAKIPYGRAMAQDAIHAAMIERAKSGSFVVRLKGGDPFVFARGYEEVLACAEAGIPVTVVPGVTSAIAVPASAGVPVTHRATNHEFVVVSGHLPPGHPESLVNWDALAALSGTIVLLMAVERIELFVEALLKGGRPAETPVLVVQHGTTPAQHTLRATLADTPEKVRAEGIRPPAIVVIGAVAGLGGVRGLNNS from the coding sequence GTGACCGAGAGCCCTTACCTCGTCGGATTGCGACTGGCCGGCAAGAAGGTGGTCGTGGTCGGCGGGGGCAGTGTCGCCCAACGCCGGCTACCCCTTCTCATCTCAAGCGGCGCAGACGTGCACGTGATCTCCCGTAGCGCCACCCGCGCCGTCGAGGCGATGGAAGGCATCACGTTGTCGCTGCGCGAATACCGCGACGGGGACCTCGAAGAGGCCTGGTACGCGATCGCGGCCACCGACGACGCGGAGGTGAATGCGAGCGTCGTCGCCGAGGCCGATCGCCGGCAGATCTTCTGCGTCCGCGCCGACATCGCCGTCGAAGGAAGTGCAGTCACCCCGGCGACATTCAGCTATGCAGGGCTGTCGGTGGGCGTGCTGGCCGGCGGCGAGCACCGCCGTTCGGCTGCCATCCGGTCTGCGATCCGCGAGGCGTTGCAGACGGGGCTGATCACCCCCGAAGGCCCCGAAAGCCCCGTCGGCTCCGACGTTGTCCGCGGTGGGGTAGCGCTGGTCGGTGGCGGACCCGGGGACCCCGAATTGATCACCGTCCGCGGCCGTCGGCTGCTTGCCCAGGCCGATGTCGTGATCGCCGACCGCCTGGCGCCACCGGAGTTGCTCGCCGAGCTTCCCCCGCATGTGGAAGTCATCGACGCCGCCAAGATCCCGTATGGCCGGGCCATGGCCCAGGACGCAATCCACGCCGCCATGATCGAACGGGCCAAGTCCGGGAGTTTTGTCGTACGTCTCAAGGGCGGCGACCCCTTCGTGTTCGCCCGCGGCTATGAGGAAGTACTGGCATGCGCCGAGGCAGGCATTCCGGTGACCGTGGTGCCCGGTGTGACGAGTGCCATAGCAGTTCCTGCTTCCGCGGGCGTTCCGGTCACGCATCGGGCCACAAATCACGAGTTTGTCGTGGTCAGCGGCCATCTTCCGCCCGGTCATCCCGAATCGTTAGTGAATTGGGATGCTTTGGCAGCACTGTCCGGCACCATTGTTTTGCTGATGGCGGTGGAACGCATCGAACTTTTCGTCGAAGCACTGCTAAAAGGCGGCCGACCTGCGGAAACGCCGGTGCTGGTGGTTCAGCACGGAACGACGCCGGCTCAGCACACGTTGCGGGCTACCCTCGCCGACACGCCGGAAAAGGTCCGCGCAGAGGGGATCCGACCTCCCGCGATCGTCGTCATCGGGGCTGTTGCAGGCCTCGGCGGCGTTCGGGGTTTAAACAATTCTTAA
- a CDS encoding MFS transporter — MTALNDTERAAHNWTSGRQERPASARPARSAETASQRITRYYPTWLPSRRFIAAVIAIGGMQLLATMDSTVAIVALPKIQNELSLSDAGRSWVITAYVLTFGGLMLLGGRLGDTIGRKRTFIVGVALFTISSVLCAVAWDEATMVIARLSQGVGSAIASPTGLALVATTFPKGPARNAATAVFAAMTAIGSVMGLVVGGALTEVSWRLAFLVNVPIGLVMIYLARTALRETNRERMKLDAAGAMLATLACTAAVFAFSMGPEKGWISVTTIGSGAVALAAALAFIVVERTAENPVVPFHLFRDRNRLVTFIAIFLAGGVMFTLTVCIGLYVQDILGYSALRAGVGFIPFVIAMGIGLGISSQLVSRFSPRVLTIAGGYLLVLAMLYGWLFMHRGVAYFPNLVVPIVVGGVGIGMAVVPLTLSAIAGVGFDQIGPVSAMTLMLQSLGGPLVLAVVQAVITSRTLYLGGTTGPVKFMNDGQLAALDHGYTYGLLWIAGAAVIVGGAAVLIGYTPAQVAHAQEVKEAMDAGEL, encoded by the coding sequence ATGACGGCTCTCAACGACACAGAGCGGGCTGCCCACAATTGGACGTCCGGACGGCAGGAGCGTCCGGCGTCGGCTCGCCCGGCGCGCTCGGCGGAGACCGCCTCGCAGCGCATCACCAGGTATTACCCGACCTGGCTGCCCTCCCGTCGCTTCATCGCCGCAGTCATCGCGATCGGTGGAATGCAGCTCTTGGCGACCATGGACAGCACCGTCGCCATCGTCGCGCTTCCTAAGATCCAGAACGAACTCAGCCTGTCCGACGCCGGTCGCAGCTGGGTGATCACCGCCTACGTGCTGACCTTCGGCGGGCTGATGCTGCTCGGTGGGCGTCTCGGCGACACCATCGGGCGCAAACGGACCTTCATCGTCGGCGTCGCGCTGTTCACCATCTCCTCGGTGCTGTGCGCGGTCGCCTGGGACGAGGCCACGATGGTCATCGCGCGACTGTCCCAGGGCGTCGGGTCTGCCATCGCCTCGCCGACCGGTCTGGCGCTGGTGGCTACCACGTTCCCGAAGGGGCCGGCCCGTAACGCCGCCACGGCGGTGTTCGCTGCGATGACGGCGATCGGTTCGGTGATGGGCCTGGTGGTCGGCGGAGCGCTGACCGAGGTCTCGTGGCGGCTGGCGTTCCTGGTGAACGTGCCGATCGGACTGGTGATGATCTACCTGGCCCGCACCGCGCTGCGGGAAACCAATCGTGAGCGGATGAAGCTCGACGCGGCCGGCGCCATGCTGGCCACGCTGGCCTGCACCGCTGCCGTCTTCGCCTTCTCGATGGGGCCGGAAAAGGGCTGGATCTCGGTGACCACCATCGGTTCGGGCGCGGTCGCTCTGGCTGCCGCACTCGCGTTCATCGTGGTGGAGCGCACCGCCGAAAACCCGGTCGTGCCGTTCCACCTGTTCCGCGACCGCAACCGGCTGGTCACCTTTATTGCGATCTTCCTGGCCGGCGGTGTCATGTTCACGCTGACGGTGTGCATCGGCCTGTACGTGCAGGACATCTTGGGTTACAGCGCGCTGCGCGCCGGTGTCGGCTTCATCCCGTTCGTCATCGCGATGGGTATCGGCCTGGGCATTTCCTCGCAATTGGTGTCGCGGTTTTCGCCCCGGGTGCTGACGATCGCCGGGGGATACCTGCTGGTTCTGGCCATGCTGTACGGCTGGTTGTTCATGCACCGCGGCGTGGCCTACTTCCCGAACCTGGTAGTGCCCATCGTCGTGGGTGGGGTCGGCATCGGGATGGCGGTTGTGCCGCTGACCCTGTCGGCGATCGCCGGCGTGGGTTTCGACCAGATCGGCCCGGTGTCGGCGATGACGCTGATGCTGCAGAGCCTGGGCGGGCCGCTGGTGTTGGCCGTGGTTCAGGCCGTGATCACCTCGCGCACGCTGTACCTCGGTGGTACCACCGGTCCGGTGAAGTTCATGAACGACGGCCAACTGGCCGCGCTCGACCATGGCTATACCTATGGCCTGTTGTGGATCGCCGGAGCGGCCGTCATCGTCGGCGGGGCTGCGGTGTTGATCGGCTACACCCCGGCGCAGGTCGCCCACGCGCAGGAGGTCAAGGAAGCCATGGACGCCGGAGAGCTGTAA
- a CDS encoding sterol desaturase family protein: MNTALTKAESEYRDGPVVTALGILYSAELIGLAGGAAFVGTRGQERLDRGTTVLAVVLLAAAAMAGWHAIRLLQGARVLKVTGMALQSAILITAIAVATVRPIIGVPAVIVSAGVLAGWGRLARLGPPLAVADRPAPVVGTTTPPSAGATAAGASRGVSPGGIALMLVTSTLVLVALSVRGDMAVKLAILAIIFIPLERLFALRPLHVVRQGWRTDVVHYLVNGAARKVGLVGAVAVVGTVLQALVPAAFRSAVVATPGWVQIVAALGITAVGGYAGHRAMHEVPVLWRFHRVHHSVREMDWLAAGHMHPLDQIAIRSAAVVPLYALGFGRVSLGAIVILLTFQDIFIHANLRLTCGPLRWLIATPQFHHWHHARQPQAYNSNYAAEFPLVDALFGTLYLPADRWPAEYGIDDDQPDGYVRQLVWPLR, translated from the coding sequence ATGAATACGGCGCTGACCAAGGCTGAATCCGAGTATCGGGACGGGCCGGTGGTGACGGCACTGGGGATTTTGTACTCGGCCGAACTGATCGGGCTCGCTGGCGGCGCAGCGTTCGTCGGCACACGCGGGCAGGAGCGGCTTGACCGCGGCACTACGGTGCTCGCGGTTGTGCTCCTCGCCGCGGCGGCCATGGCCGGCTGGCACGCGATCCGGCTGCTGCAGGGCGCGCGAGTGCTGAAGGTGACCGGCATGGCCCTTCAGTCGGCGATCCTGATCACCGCGATAGCGGTCGCCACCGTCCGACCCATCATCGGAGTTCCCGCGGTCATCGTGTCGGCCGGCGTCCTGGCTGGGTGGGGCAGGCTGGCCAGACTCGGGCCGCCGTTAGCCGTCGCCGACCGCCCGGCCCCCGTCGTGGGCACAACCACTCCCCCGTCGGCCGGAGCCACTGCGGCCGGTGCGTCACGCGGGGTCAGTCCCGGCGGCATTGCCTTGATGCTGGTCACCTCGACGCTGGTGCTGGTCGCATTGAGCGTGCGCGGTGACATGGCGGTCAAGCTGGCGATCCTGGCGATTATCTTCATCCCGCTCGAGCGGCTGTTCGCACTTCGCCCGCTCCACGTGGTGCGCCAAGGATGGCGCACCGATGTGGTGCACTATCTGGTCAATGGGGCCGCGCGCAAGGTCGGTCTCGTCGGCGCAGTGGCGGTGGTCGGCACCGTCCTACAGGCCCTGGTACCGGCCGCCTTTCGCAGCGCGGTCGTCGCGACTCCGGGTTGGGTGCAGATCGTTGCGGCCCTGGGGATTACCGCGGTGGGTGGCTACGCGGGGCATCGCGCCATGCACGAGGTTCCGGTGCTGTGGCGATTCCACCGCGTGCACCACAGTGTCCGTGAGATGGACTGGCTTGCCGCCGGTCACATGCATCCCCTCGACCAGATAGCCATCCGCTCGGCCGCGGTGGTGCCGCTGTACGCGCTGGGCTTCGGTCGGGTCAGCCTCGGCGCGATCGTCATCCTGCTGACGTTTCAGGACATCTTCATCCATGCCAACTTAAGGCTGACCTGCGGGCCGCTGCGCTGGCTGATTGCCACTCCGCAGTTCCACCACTGGCACCACGCACGCCAGCCCCAGGCGTACAACTCCAACTACGCCGCGGAATTCCCTCTCGTTGATGCGCTGTTCGGCACGCTGTACCTACCCGCCGACCGCTGGCCCGCCGAGTACGGCATCGACGATGACCAACCCGACGGCTATGTTCGCCAACTTGTGTGGCCGCTGCGCTGA